One Lysinibacillus sp. OF-1 DNA segment encodes these proteins:
- a CDS encoding B3/B4 domain-containing protein — MEISINQSLLAQHPELKIGIIHYTKIVVAESPQMIKGRMQLYQENLFLEMQAQPVTQREGIAEWRQLWKKLGADPNRYRHSAESLMRRISKQNYLTPLHSGVDLNNFFSLQYEMPIGLYDVAPIKGSVEIALGHDEISYEGLNGRLNTLTNILYSRDEVGAFGSPFVDSKRTAVTEETTEALHIFYLRPSLTTEAANELLASAGKMFNQIHGGHYQTALLSNNAPSTTL, encoded by the coding sequence TTGGAAATTTCCATTAACCAATCTCTATTAGCACAACATCCCGAGCTAAAAATCGGCATTATTCATTATACCAAAATTGTCGTAGCAGAATCCCCTCAAATGATTAAAGGACGTATGCAATTGTATCAGGAAAATCTCTTTCTAGAAATGCAAGCACAACCCGTGACACAGCGTGAGGGTATCGCAGAATGGAGACAGCTATGGAAAAAGCTTGGTGCTGATCCAAACCGTTACCGTCATTCAGCAGAAAGCCTAATGCGTCGAATTAGTAAGCAAAACTATTTAACACCACTTCATTCAGGTGTTGATTTAAATAATTTCTTTTCTCTCCAATACGAAATGCCAATTGGGCTGTATGATGTCGCTCCAATCAAAGGGTCTGTGGAAATTGCTCTTGGTCATGATGAAATTAGTTACGAAGGTTTAAATGGGCGATTGAATACATTAACAAATATTCTATATAGTCGTGATGAAGTAGGAGCATTTGGCTCACCTTTTGTCGATTCTAAACGCACAGCTGTTACAGAGGAAACGACTGAGGCATTACATATATTTTATCTCCGACCATCGTTAACAACTGAAGCAGCAAACGAACTTCTTGCGTCAGCAGGAAAAATGTTTAATCAAATCCATGGCGGTCATTATCAAACCGCACTTTTGTCAAATAATGCGCCATCTACAACACTATAA
- a CDS encoding catalase, which yields MTQQNDSTHEQDTTLTNRQGHPITNNQNLRTISNRGPATLENYDFLEKMSHFDRERVPERVVHARGAGAHGYFETYGVVGNDPISKYTRAKVFQDKGKKTPVLVRFSTVIHGGHSPETLRDPRGFAVKFYTEDGNWDLVGNNLKIFFIRDAMKFPDMIHAFKPDPITNIQSVERFFDFCASSPETFHMVTFVYSPWGIPANYRMMQGSGVNTYKWVNDEGNAVLVKYHWEPLQGIKNLTQKEAEEIQQKNFNHATQDLYDAIDRGEYPEWELHVQIMEDGPHPELDFDPLDDTKLWPNDQFPWYAVGKMVLNKNPEDYFAEVEQAAFGTGVLVDGLDFSDDKMLQGRTFSYSDTQRHRVGANYLQLPINAPKKRVATNQHGGQMMYKRDLAPGQNPHINYEPSMLNGLKEATQAGKEHTPYVEGNLVRESIDRQSNTKQAGETYRSFEQWERNELLENLIRDLSVCHEDIQNAMIALAEEADEEYGRLLKEGLHKARKNASASKPLGNIDGDQAPQDAINKGHDAEPY from the coding sequence ATGACACAGCAAAATGATTCAACACATGAGCAAGATACAACCTTAACAAATCGACAGGGCCATCCGATTACCAACAATCAAAATTTACGAACAATCAGTAATCGTGGTCCTGCAACACTTGAAAATTATGATTTTCTAGAAAAGATGAGTCACTTTGACCGAGAGAGAGTTCCTGAACGAGTGGTCCATGCTCGTGGTGCTGGTGCACATGGTTATTTTGAAACTTATGGTGTTGTGGGTAATGATCCAATTTCAAAGTATACACGTGCAAAAGTCTTTCAGGATAAAGGGAAGAAAACGCCTGTCTTGGTGCGTTTTTCAACTGTGATACACGGCGGTCACTCCCCTGAAACTTTACGTGATCCACGAGGCTTTGCAGTCAAATTTTATACAGAGGATGGCAACTGGGATTTAGTGGGCAATAATTTAAAAATCTTCTTTATTCGTGATGCCATGAAATTCCCAGACATGATCCATGCTTTTAAGCCAGATCCTATTACTAATATTCAGAGCGTCGAACGTTTCTTTGACTTTTGTGCTAGCTCTCCAGAAACCTTCCATATGGTCACTTTTGTCTACTCACCTTGGGGGATTCCAGCTAATTATCGTATGATGCAAGGCTCTGGGGTCAATACGTATAAATGGGTTAATGATGAAGGGAATGCGGTTCTTGTCAAATATCACTGGGAACCACTACAAGGCATTAAAAATTTAACACAAAAAGAAGCAGAAGAAATCCAACAGAAAAATTTCAATCATGCCACTCAAGATTTATATGATGCCATCGATCGTGGTGAATATCCTGAATGGGAGCTACATGTTCAAATAATGGAGGATGGTCCACATCCTGAGCTTGATTTTGATCCATTGGATGATACAAAGCTTTGGCCAAACGATCAATTCCCATGGTATGCAGTTGGCAAAATGGTATTAAACAAAAATCCTGAGGATTATTTTGCTGAGGTGGAACAGGCCGCATTCGGCACAGGGGTACTGGTTGATGGCTTAGATTTTTCTGATGATAAAATGCTACAAGGTCGTACTTTCTCTTACTCCGATACACAGCGTCATCGTGTAGGGGCTAACTACTTACAGCTACCGATTAATGCGCCTAAAAAGCGTGTTGCTACCAATCAACATGGTGGGCAAATGATGTATAAACGTGATTTAGCACCCGGTCAAAATCCACATATAAATTATGAGCCATCTATGCTCAATGGTTTAAAGGAAGCGACACAAGCTGGGAAAGAACATACACCCTATGTAGAGGGAAATCTTGTTCGTGAATCAATCGATCGTCAAAGCAATACTAAGCAAGCTGGCGAAACTTACCGTAGCTTTGAGCAGTGGGAGCGAAATGAACTTCTTGAAAACTTAATACGCGATTTATCAGTCTGTCACGAGGATATTCAAAATGCAATGATTGCGCTAGCAGAGGAAGCGGATGAAGAATATGGTCGTTTACTCAAAGAAGGTTTGCATAAGGCACGAAAAAACGCCTCCGCTTCTAAACCACTTGGCAATATCGATGGCGATCAAGCACCTCAAGATGCTATCAATAAAGGTCATGATGCCGAGCCATATTAA
- a CDS encoding S66 peptidase family protein, giving the protein MKSTVPYLQKGDLVGVIALSSLVEPEKLGDALAFLDELGLRYIVGDTIHAKHDYLAGDDETRLGDLHEMVKNPEVKAIFCAKGGYGSARIAEKVDYTLLEENPKIFWGFSDLTYLHCAINEYANLVTFHGPLLMAASKMDDLSKKMFLQLFSPMEIQYTEAISPLTTIAGGVARGEIIGGNLYRLVSTLGTKFEVRTEGRILLIEELGETIPGIDSMLQQLKQARKLEQLAGVIIGSFTQTGADEAALHLLMKEYFAELGIPVVAGFKIGHETTNIAIPLGVDAILDAEEKVLKILPGVHK; this is encoded by the coding sequence TTGAAAAGTACAGTACCATATCTACAAAAAGGTGATTTAGTTGGTGTTATTGCCCTTTCAAGTCTTGTAGAGCCTGAAAAGCTAGGAGATGCATTAGCCTTTTTGGACGAATTAGGGCTTCGCTATATTGTAGGTGATACGATTCATGCTAAACATGATTATTTAGCTGGAGATGACGAGACCAGGTTAGGTGATCTGCATGAAATGGTGAAAAACCCTGAAGTGAAAGCGATCTTTTGTGCCAAGGGAGGCTATGGCTCTGCACGAATTGCTGAAAAAGTTGATTATACTTTATTAGAGGAAAACCCTAAAATTTTTTGGGGCTTTTCAGATCTGACATATTTACATTGTGCCATCAATGAATATGCCAACCTAGTGACATTTCATGGCCCTCTGCTTATGGCAGCTAGTAAGATGGATGACTTATCAAAGAAAATGTTTTTACAATTATTTTCCCCGATGGAAATTCAGTATACAGAGGCGATTTCTCCTTTAACAACAATTGCTGGGGGTGTTGCAAGAGGTGAAATTATCGGAGGCAATCTCTATCGTCTTGTCAGCACATTAGGAACCAAATTTGAAGTGCGTACTGAAGGTCGAATTTTATTGATAGAAGAACTAGGTGAAACGATTCCAGGAATTGATTCGATGCTTCAGCAATTAAAACAGGCTAGGAAGTTAGAACAGTTAGCAGGTGTAATCATTGGCTCATTTACACAGACAGGAGCTGATGAAGCGGCATTGCATCTGTTGATGAAGGAGTATTTTGCTGAATTGGGCATTCCGGTTGTGGCTGGCTTTAAGATTGGGCATGAAACGACGAATATTGCCATTCCACTAGGAGTGGATGCTATTTTAGACGCCGAGGAAAAGGTATTGAAAATATTACCTGGCGTGCATAAATGA
- the nagB gene encoding glucosamine-6-phosphate deaminase, giving the protein MKWIEVNTYEEMSEVAAHIFSKQIQEKPNSILGLATGGSPVGMYKKLVARHQAGHLSFKDVQTFNLDEYVGLEQTSPASYWTFMHKNLFNFVDIQEENIHLPNGKAADLATECLAYDRRIEEAGGIDLQLLGIGVNGHIGFNEPGTSFDSMTNIVELTESTRTENAIYFDDPSEVPTHAITMGIQSIMKAKEIVLIAFGEKKLDAMEKLKSGHVTEDFPASQLLNHPNVTIIYGGTN; this is encoded by the coding sequence ATGAAGTGGATAGAAGTAAATACATATGAGGAAATGAGCGAAGTTGCAGCTCATATTTTCTCCAAGCAAATACAAGAGAAACCTAATAGTATTTTAGGGTTAGCAACGGGTGGATCACCTGTTGGTATGTATAAGAAATTAGTGGCGAGACATCAGGCAGGTCATCTATCTTTTAAGGATGTTCAAACTTTTAACTTGGATGAGTATGTAGGTCTTGAGCAAACAAGCCCAGCAAGCTATTGGACTTTCATGCATAAGAATTTATTTAATTTTGTAGATATACAAGAAGAAAATATACATTTGCCAAATGGCAAGGCAGCCGACTTAGCTACCGAATGTCTTGCATATGATAGACGTATTGAGGAAGCAGGAGGCATTGATTTACAGCTGCTTGGAATCGGTGTGAATGGTCACATAGGCTTTAACGAACCCGGCACTTCGTTTGATTCTATGACTAATATAGTTGAGTTAACAGAGTCCACAAGAACAGAAAACGCTATTTACTTTGATGACCCTTCTGAAGTGCCCACACATGCGATTACGATGGGCATTCAATCCATTATGAAGGCAAAGGAAATCGTCCTTATTGCCTTTGGAGAGAAGAAGTTGGATGCAATGGAAAAATTGAAGAGTGGTCATGTGACGGAAGATTTCCCAGCAAGTCAATTATTAAACCATCCTAATGTTACGATTATTTATGGTGGAACAAACTAA
- a CDS encoding arylamine N-acetyltransferase family protein, whose protein sequence is MNSQIHHYLQHIQFQGSLEPTIQLLGQLQTKHLLTIPYENLDVALNRGISFAIPDLYQKIMVERRGGNCFELNILFSWLLRELGFSVTNRYAQFWRNVAEDTPTEEIPMHQLLLINEGGQTYISDVGVGALAPCKPVPLIAGHQHREGQELYKIERDEANGWMLFEQTKQNWRLLYSFHDDANEAKFAPRLSQQKNKIAMIRTTRGRHTMMNNEFRIYEGSSLTIYTTHNDKEWLQALQRFFHITLQN, encoded by the coding sequence ATGAATTCTCAGATTCATCACTATTTACAGCATATTCAATTTCAAGGATCTTTAGAGCCAACTATACAACTACTTGGACAACTACAAACGAAACATCTATTGACCATTCCCTATGAAAATTTAGATGTTGCCTTGAACCGTGGTATCTCCTTCGCTATCCCTGATTTATATCAAAAAATAATGGTTGAACGACGTGGTGGCAATTGCTTTGAACTCAATATCTTATTTAGCTGGCTCTTGCGGGAACTTGGATTCTCTGTTACGAATCGATATGCGCAGTTTTGGCGTAACGTGGCAGAAGATACACCTACAGAGGAGATTCCTATGCACCAGCTTTTATTAATAAATGAGGGTGGACAGACCTATATCTCAGATGTAGGAGTAGGTGCTTTAGCACCCTGTAAGCCAGTACCATTGATTGCAGGACATCAACATCGTGAAGGCCAAGAGTTATATAAAATAGAACGAGATGAAGCAAATGGTTGGATGCTGTTTGAACAAACAAAACAAAATTGGCGTTTGCTTTATAGTTTTCATGATGATGCAAATGAGGCAAAATTTGCACCTCGACTCTCGCAGCAAAAAAATAAAATTGCTATGATTCGCACTACTCGTGGACGTCATACCATGATGAACAACGAATTTAGAATCTATGAAGGTTCATCCTTAACAATTTATACTACACACAATGACAAAGAATGGCTGCAAGCTCTTCAGCGTTTTTTTCATATTACATTACAAAACTAA
- a CDS encoding S-layer homology domain-containing protein: protein MKNLLKIICLILITVCLLPKEVRAASFKDLTDETLLTEIDYLVEQDIVRGYSNTLFKPNEKVTKAQVAVMLTRALGLNTINIKNPNFQDVTTAHKYYKEIAAVQNAGIFNAVDKFHPDAMITRGQMAIVLHRAFQLKGSDPYYFSDVTEQTPGYKEILTLAHNHLIRGYEDGAFKPNEPVTRAHFSAFLARAMTLTKPDLLKDPAFVYTYAHYSLSDNQRYTLNYQYDHHDGKNDVWTVQNVSTAQTFPNELLYGHDRIYGQAIASDATTHYDLYLELPLRIGVILHEDDEGVTSGVRVTVKTTNGTVRAGEVQYTGVVILEERSIYSDVVKTYYFVDGIGLVKELHNDIVVLELLNRTMK, encoded by the coding sequence GTGAAGAACCTATTGAAAATTATATGTTTAATCCTGATAACTGTTTGTCTATTACCTAAGGAAGTACGGGCAGCAAGCTTTAAAGATTTAACTGATGAGACATTATTAACAGAAATTGATTATTTAGTAGAGCAGGATATTGTGAGGGGTTATTCAAATACTCTGTTCAAGCCGAACGAAAAAGTTACGAAAGCACAGGTTGCTGTGATGTTAACTCGTGCTCTAGGATTAAATACAATCAATATAAAAAATCCTAATTTTCAGGATGTAACGACTGCACATAAGTATTATAAAGAAATTGCTGCGGTACAAAATGCGGGCATTTTTAATGCAGTCGATAAATTTCATCCAGATGCAATGATTACAAGAGGACAAATGGCTATTGTACTGCACAGAGCCTTTCAATTAAAGGGCTCAGATCCTTATTATTTTTCGGATGTAACGGAGCAGACACCAGGCTATAAAGAGATTTTAACATTGGCTCATAATCATTTAATAAGAGGTTATGAGGATGGAGCATTTAAACCAAATGAACCTGTTACACGTGCTCACTTTTCAGCATTTTTGGCACGAGCGATGACTCTGACTAAGCCTGATTTGCTAAAAGATCCTGCTTTTGTTTATACGTATGCTCATTATTCTTTAAGTGATAATCAACGCTATACGTTAAACTATCAATATGACCATCATGACGGTAAAAATGATGTATGGACAGTCCAAAATGTAAGTACAGCACAAACATTTCCTAATGAACTGTTATATGGACATGACCGTATATATGGTCAAGCTATTGCTAGTGATGCTACCACACATTATGATTTGTATTTGGAACTACCACTTAGAATAGGTGTCATTTTACATGAGGATGACGAGGGAGTGACGTCTGGTGTACGAGTGACAGTTAAAACGACTAACGGTACTGTGCGAGCTGGTGAGGTTCAATATACAGGTGTCGTGATACTTGAAGAAAGATCCATCTATAGTGATGTGGTGAAAACTTATTATTTTGTAGATGGAATTGGTTTAGTGAAAGAGCTACACAATGACATTGTTGTGTTAGAGTTATTAAATCGTACAATGAAATAA
- a CDS encoding ABC transporter ATP-binding protein: protein MTLFTIDGVRKTFKNGEVEEEILKGINLSLKEGEITALVGASGSGKSTLLTIAAGLQPATDGQVFFEEQNLTTMSTEQVRKLRASKFGFVFQFAHLVPFLTVEEQLLLMLDVAESRLKKHEQQHEVNHLLQLVGMAHRKTAYPSSLSGGEKQRVAIARAIIHQPKVLFADEPTASLDSQRSKEIMLLLRELTKTLKITTLMVTHDEEMLAYADRIIKMSDGLVLPNAMY, encoded by the coding sequence ATGACATTGTTTACAATTGATGGAGTACGAAAAACGTTTAAAAATGGTGAAGTGGAGGAGGAAATTTTAAAAGGTATCAATCTTTCGTTAAAAGAGGGGGAGATTACTGCATTGGTAGGTGCGTCTGGTTCAGGGAAAAGTACACTGTTAACGATAGCTGCGGGACTACAGCCAGCAACAGATGGGCAAGTGTTTTTCGAAGAACAAAATCTTACAACGATGAGCACTGAGCAGGTACGGAAATTACGTGCAAGTAAATTTGGCTTTGTCTTTCAGTTTGCGCATCTCGTACCATTTCTGACAGTGGAGGAGCAGCTGCTGTTAATGCTAGATGTTGCTGAGTCTCGGTTAAAGAAGCACGAACAGCAGCATGAAGTGAATCATCTACTACAATTAGTTGGAATGGCTCATCGTAAAACGGCTTATCCTTCCTCCTTATCAGGTGGAGAAAAGCAGCGTGTAGCAATCGCACGTGCCATCATTCATCAACCAAAAGTATTGTTTGCTGATGAACCAACAGCTAGTTTAGACTCCCAGCGTTCTAAAGAAATTATGCTGTTGCTAAGAGAATTAACGAAAACATTAAAGATTACAACATTAATGGTGACACATGATGAAGAAATGCTCGCCTATGCTGATCGTATTATTAAAATGAGCGATGGGCTTGTGTTACCAAATGCTATGTACTAA
- a CDS encoding ABC transporter permease, with product MNLAWKEIKKNKVRFLILGSIIFLVSFLTFIISGLANGLSQDNAALIKDLPKGQIYMTEDAEGAFNLSRIDSDLQQEVMGKEKEAVAFSIQMGFLNDQDDKQQSVAFVTSTESRLFQNVHQGEVLLDSSLQDKGIKVGDTLKNNQYNGVFIVKGFVEQKKYSHAPVAYISEEAYHEMYRVKDKQLIYVPNSEPKEFKGLQAYNNKEFLNTIPSYSAEQLSLNMIIWFLVVISGMLFAIFFYMMNVQKIGLYGILKAIGLKTSKLFKMIWTQMAIITMISLVISISLSQLFNVVAPKGMPFTLAIGTITQLSIVFLIIGFIGATLSGLQIKKIEPLQAIQQGEA from the coding sequence ATGAATCTTGCATGGAAAGAGATAAAGAAGAATAAAGTACGGTTTTTAATCTTGGGCTCCATTATCTTCCTAGTTAGCTTTTTAACATTTATTATTTCAGGTTTGGCAAATGGTCTGTCGCAGGATAATGCAGCTTTAATTAAAGATTTACCGAAGGGGCAAATTTACATGACTGAAGATGCAGAGGGGGCGTTTAATCTTTCGAGAATTGATAGCGACCTTCAACAGGAAGTCATGGGGAAAGAGAAAGAAGCAGTAGCTTTTTCGATTCAAATGGGCTTTTTAAATGATCAAGACGATAAACAGCAGAGTGTTGCCTTTGTTACATCTACCGAGTCCAGATTGTTTCAAAATGTGCATCAAGGGGAGGTACTGTTAGATAGCTCGTTACAGGATAAAGGAATCAAAGTCGGAGATACATTAAAGAATAATCAATACAATGGTGTGTTCATCGTTAAAGGCTTTGTGGAGCAAAAGAAATATAGCCACGCACCTGTCGCTTACATTAGTGAAGAGGCCTATCACGAGATGTATCGTGTAAAGGACAAACAGTTAATTTATGTACCAAATAGCGAGCCAAAAGAGTTTAAAGGGCTACAAGCATACAACAATAAAGAATTTCTCAATACAATTCCCAGCTATAGTGCGGAACAGCTATCTTTAAATATGATTATATGGTTCTTAGTTGTCATTAGTGGCATGTTATTCGCCATTTTCTTCTATATGATGAATGTGCAAAAAATTGGTTTGTATGGCATCTTAAAAGCAATTGGTTTAAAAACAAGTAAGTTGTTTAAAATGATCTGGACACAGATGGCTATTATTACAATGATCTCACTTGTCATATCCATTAGCCTTAGCCAGTTATTTAATGTTGTTGCACCTAAGGGAATGCCCTTCACCTTAGCAATTGGCACCATAACACAGTTATCCATAGTGTTTCTTATCATTGGCTTTATCGGAGCTACATTGTCGGGTCTACAAATTAAAAAAATTGAACCGTTACAAGCCATACAACAAGGGGAGGCATAA
- a CDS encoding phosphotransferase family protein: MHPIQRNEIPKDIVEYVGGVTHIYFPRQGHTSDVGILNSKRGIFVLKRTKGKQFCSWLTKEATVLKHLSKSTLPVPTLHYFIEQPLENQSWALMAYLEGDTVRSALENEIKEENRHEIIFNFGKILSAIHSTRCPQELVKDTPWIDDMLGQAECNLKNFKVDGTPKLLDKLKRKKPKIIQQTFIHGDFTIDNVLIQNRKISGVIDWSAGALGDPRYDVALAVRPKPHVFETKQDEQIFYEGYGVKLIDQNEYNYFKNGLYEFF; encoded by the coding sequence TTGCATCCCATACAACGAAATGAAATACCTAAAGACATAGTTGAGTATGTTGGAGGAGTTACCCATATTTATTTTCCAAGACAAGGACATACATCGGATGTAGGAATTCTTAATTCTAAAAGAGGAATATTCGTTTTAAAAAGAACAAAAGGAAAACAATTTTGTTCCTGGTTAACGAAAGAAGCAACTGTCCTTAAACATTTATCAAAATCTACATTACCAGTTCCAACGTTGCATTATTTTATTGAACAACCATTAGAAAATCAGTCATGGGCTTTAATGGCATATTTAGAAGGCGACACCGTTAGAAGTGCACTAGAAAATGAGATTAAAGAGGAAAACAGACATGAAATAATATTTAATTTTGGAAAGATCCTTTCTGCCATTCATTCAACCCGATGTCCACAAGAGTTAGTAAAAGACACACCATGGATAGACGATATGTTGGGACAAGCTGAGTGTAATTTGAAAAATTTTAAAGTAGATGGCACTCCAAAATTATTAGATAAATTGAAAAGGAAAAAACCAAAAATCATTCAGCAAACATTTATACACGGTGATTTCACAATTGACAATGTTCTTATACAGAATAGAAAAATTTCAGGAGTTATCGATTGGAGTGCTGGAGCATTAGGTGATCCACGATATGATGTTGCTCTGGCGGTACGCCCTAAACCACATGTATTTGAAACAAAACAAGACGAACAGATATTCTATGAAGGGTACGGCGTTAAGTTAATAGACCAAAATGAATACAATTACTTTAAAAATGGATTATATGAATTTTTTTAA
- a CDS encoding GNAT family N-acetyltransferase: protein MIIREAKLSDAKGIAKVHVDSWKNTYKNILPTEYLEKLSYEQRTELWVRNISKVDHYVFVAESDNGEIIGFTDGGKRAENEIEGSGDLTSIYILDQFQGQGIGSKLVNKLFTKLKALGYEKIFVEVLEDNQSKRFYERLGARLEKTEKINIGNKDLDLLIYVWSNIDPVLYQTRGKRKAD from the coding sequence ATGATTATAAGGGAAGCAAAATTGTCGGATGCTAAAGGCATAGCAAAAGTTCATGTAGATAGTTGGAAGAATACTTATAAAAATATTCTTCCTACCGAGTATTTAGAAAAATTGTCTTATGAGCAAAGAACAGAATTATGGGTAAGGAACATCTCTAAAGTTGATCATTATGTCTTTGTTGCAGAAAGCGATAATGGGGAAATTATTGGATTTACTGATGGTGGTAAGAGAGCTGAAAATGAAATTGAAGGGTCTGGGGATTTAACATCCATCTACATTTTAGATCAATTTCAGGGTCAAGGAATAGGCAGTAAACTAGTCAATAAATTGTTTACTAAGTTGAAAGCATTAGGCTATGAAAAAATATTTGTTGAGGTTTTAGAGGATAATCAGTCGAAGCGTTTTTATGAGAGATTGGGTGCTAGATTAGAAAAAACGGAAAAGATTAATATAGGAAATAAAGACTTAGACTTATTAATTTATGTGTGGAGTAATATAGATCCTGTTCTTTATCAAACTAGAGGAAAAAGAAAGGCTGATTAA
- a CDS encoding helix-turn-helix domain-containing protein, whose product MQLDKKQIGLRIKSIRESFGWNLEEFGELVFEASKGTVSNWENGVNIPSKKRLERISVLCKKDVNWILHGDMHEYVRRLFSYMKPMKFSDEFYDKLVESIFENKVDYENVEGIFKIALEINPELRNDEQFHYLLKNLGTSVEKVSYYDIEENNHYRNVYLPMLSAIFKQEEYVEEMYQRYNDQVLLRVMDLLRRLSYDNKPLLNELITEFSWVMSKNIFIADKKYMPIEHASFGGFNDTNETTMFRQRELAEAKEEYASIKKSIMEKLDKIFIANAKDFYENGNRY is encoded by the coding sequence TTGCAACTGGATAAAAAGCAAATTGGTCTTAGAATTAAATCAATACGAGAGTCTTTTGGTTGGAATTTGGAAGAGTTCGGTGAATTGGTTTTTGAAGCTTCTAAGGGTACAGTAAGTAATTGGGAGAATGGTGTCAATATACCAAGTAAAAAGAGATTAGAAAGAATATCGGTATTATGTAAAAAAGATGTTAATTGGATACTTCATGGTGATATGCATGAGTATGTTAGAAGACTTTTTTCTTACATGAAACCTATGAAATTTAGTGATGAATTTTATGATAAATTGGTCGAATCAATTTTTGAAAATAAAGTGGATTATGAGAATGTGGAAGGGATATTTAAAATTGCTTTAGAAATAAATCCTGAATTAAGAAACGATGAACAATTCCATTATTTATTAAAAAACTTAGGTACATCTGTTGAGAAAGTCAGTTATTATGATATTGAGGAAAACAATCACTATAGAAATGTCTATTTACCTATGCTATCGGCAATTTTTAAACAAGAAGAATATGTTGAGGAAATGTATCAAAGGTATAATGATCAAGTTTTATTGAGGGTGATGGATTTACTACGTAGGCTAAGTTATGATAATAAACCATTATTAAATGAGCTTATAACAGAATTTTCTTGGGTAATGTCAAAAAATATTTTTATTGCAGATAAAAAGTATATGCCAATTGAACATGCATCTTTTGGTGGTTTTAATGATACTAATGAAACAACAATGTTTAGGCAAAGGGAGCTAGCAGAAGCAAAAGAAGAGTATGCTTCCATTAAGAAAAGTATTATGGAGAAGTTGGACAAAATTTTTATAGCTAACGCAAAAGATTTTTATGAGAATGGAAATCGTTATTAA
- a CDS encoding DUF771 domain-containing protein, whose amino-acid sequence MEVNEYQELKKSMKLGVWWSMEDVLKRICISRKTFTEKILSNQQFQKELESFVHFPKSRGEKYYFLASKTTEFLETRFKEIMKTM is encoded by the coding sequence ATCGAAGTCAATGAATACCAAGAACTGAAGAAATCAATGAAACTTGGGGTTTGGTGGAGTATGGAAGATGTTTTAAAAAGAATTTGTATCAGTAGAAAAACATTTACAGAAAAAATCTTATCCAATCAACAATTTCAAAAGGAACTAGAATCATTTGTTCACTTCCCAAAATCAAGAGGTGAAAAATACTACTTCTTAGCATCTAAAACAACAGAATTCTTAGAAACAAGATTTAAAGAGATTATGAAAACAATGTAG